In Spirosoma pollinicola, the genomic window ATGAACACGGTCCGCTTTTTTCTGCTTTCCCTGGTTTACTTCCCTACGGTGGGTTACGCACAAATTAAGTTGGCAGACTACTCCCAGAGTTTTCCTAACGGAACCCTGAATAAGCCTGAGACGGTTGGATTAGTTCTAGCCATTCCTAAGTTGAATAACTCCTTCTGGACGAGTCGAGGCACCAGTATTCTTTTTGATCAGTTTGCTCAGGATGCTTCTTTTAAGGAACTGCGCCCTAAGGTGAGCATCGCCCGAACAACCTTTGATTCGGCCAGGGTCCATTTTTTCCTGCATGGTGTGACCAAAAAAAATGCCGGCAATTACCAGTTTCGCGTCATCGAATACCCTAGTCGTAACCTAATCGTACCTTGGAAATCCATTACTCAACTGACGGATTCGCTGTTTACAAAAACCAGTGGATGGTCCCAAATGGCGTACCTGGGCGGATATAAAGCCCCGTTAGGAAGTATGCTGATTGTAGACGTCAAAAAAAAAGCGTTTCAGCCAATTGTAGCGACAGGTCTGGTGGCCTGGGAATCGATACGACCCGTTGTAGCAAGCATATACACGTCCGATAATCTGGATGTCTTTCTCCAAAAACTACAATATCCCTGGGCAAAAACAAGATCCGCTCCCTCGTACTCAACCCAGGATCTCCGATTGCCTTTTACCAATACCAATCTGATCTATGTAGTAAATGCCGACATCTACGCAAAAAATCAGATCCAATACCAACTCATCCGCAATGACCGGTTGATCCGTCCCTGGCAGGATAATGAGTATGCTAACAGCTTTATTTGGCTGAAGGGGTTTTCGCCCGGACAGTACCGCATTCAGATCCGCTACACCGCCCAGCCCCAACTCGTCAGCGAATACAGCTTTATCGTTGAACCAGCCTGGTACCAGTCACTCTGGTTTAAACTCGGGGTGGGGGGAGTTGTTGCCGTACTTATTGCTCTGGCCATGTTTGTCTACTTGCTGATGCGACAACGCCGAAAAACCCAACAGGAAGAAGCTAACAAACAACTGCTGCAAGTAGTACTCAGGGCCCTTTACGCGCAGCTTAACCCCCACTTTGTCTTTAATGCCCTGAGTTCGATTCAGGGATTAATCAACCGGCAGGACGTAAAAGGCGCTAACGAATACTTATCCGATTTCGCCCGGTTGATGCGCGAATCGTTGACTCATAGTGGCAACCAAGAAACGTCGCTTCAACAAGAATTGAAAATCATGGAAACTTACCTGAAGCTGGAGCAGCTCCGGTTTGGGTTTCACTATACCATTCAGGTTGAGGAGCCCCTGGATGTCTATACCACTAGTCTGCCTTCGTTAGTGTGGCAACCCCTACTGGAAAATGCGGTAAAGCATGGGGTGGCTCCCTTGCAACAGGCAGGCCAGATTATCATTCGACTTGAAAAAATGGACAACGCCCTTATTCTCAGGATTACCGACAATGGAAAGGGGATGACCATGCATGAGCCTACGAATGGGTTTGGTTTAAAGCTAACCCATGATCGCATAAACCTCTTAAACCGGCTTAACCCGGATCAGCCCATAGCGTTAGCAATCAACAACTGCTTCTCAGCGGGCACTGAAGTAACGTTGACCTTCACCCATTGGCTTTTATGAAAGCAGTTCTGATTGATGATGAGCCCCATAACCTAAGCAATATGCAGGCTTTGCTGGAAACGTATTGTCCACAGATCGACGTATGTGCGGTAGCGCTGAATGCTGAACAGGGAAAAGCAGCCTTATATACCCATCAGCCGGATCTGGACTTGCAACAGTATAGTGGAGATTTTTTAGGCGGCCATTGAGGAAGTGTAAAAATAAGATTCCTGTTGACTGGGCGTGCGGTAATTCAATACTGAATGCTTCCGTCGGCGGTTGTACCATCCCTCGATATACTCGAAAGTAGCCAACCGAGCCGCTGCCCGCGTGGCAAAATAAGTATGATTGACCATCTCGCACTTGAGGGTCTTAAAAAAACTCTCAGCAACCGCATTATCCCAGCAATTTCCCTTGCGGCTCATACTTTGCGCCACCGGTAAGTCCTTTAGTTCATCCCTCGAAGAAAAAACAACTTCCTTCTCCCAGTTTACTGGTTAGTTGAAGGTGGCTTCCCATTAACCCCAGTAATTTATTGGAGATGGTGAGCCCCAGACCGGTTCCGCCGTATTTTTTGGTGGTAGAGGGGTCTTCCTGCGAGAAGCTAGCTAGCTAGGGTCGGGCTTTCTCCCCAATGGCTCGTTGCAAACCCGCTTGCTGATAGCGTTTACGCAAGTTGAAGACCGTGGCCAGACTGATGCCCAATGATTGGCTAATCTGTAGCGGGTGCTGCCCCTGATGAGAAAACTGCAAGGCTCTGGCTCGGGTCAACTTACGGGCAGCGTCTTTCCCTTTGCGAACGAGTTGGTCAAGTGTTGTGAGATCGGCTTCCGACAGCACAAACGGTTTAGCGATTTGGCCCATGTCGGAAAGATAAATATTTTTATCTAACCATTAATTTGGAAGAGTACTAGTCTATCTTTATCGAAATTTTGTTTTTCGACCAAACCAATTTCCACGGACTTATTCACCCATACCAGTCGACTCAGTAATAAGTCCTCAATTTATTTAAGCCGATTTCTACTCGTATGAGATGAAATCGGCTTTTCTTAGTGACCGCTCAGTACCTGATCAAATTGCCGAATGGATTGAATGTTGGTAAAGGCAAAGATTTTCTCCATCACAACTTTCATGCGTTCATCTGCCATCGACGCTCGGAATTCTTCGCCCGATGTTAGCCAAAAGCTGGCGATACAAACGAAGGCAGGGGCAAGAGCGCCCGGTGTTG contains:
- a CDS encoding sensor histidine kinase — encoded protein: MNTVRFFLLSLVYFPTVGYAQIKLADYSQSFPNGTLNKPETVGLVLAIPKLNNSFWTSRGTSILFDQFAQDASFKELRPKVSIARTTFDSARVHFFLHGVTKKNAGNYQFRVIEYPSRNLIVPWKSITQLTDSLFTKTSGWSQMAYLGGYKAPLGSMLIVDVKKKAFQPIVATGLVAWESIRPVVASIYTSDNLDVFLQKLQYPWAKTRSAPSYSTQDLRLPFTNTNLIYVVNADIYAKNQIQYQLIRNDRLIRPWQDNEYANSFIWLKGFSPGQYRIQIRYTAQPQLVSEYSFIVEPAWYQSLWFKLGVGGVVAVLIALAMFVYLLMRQRRKTQQEEANKQLLQVVLRALYAQLNPHFVFNALSSIQGLINRQDVKGANEYLSDFARLMRESLTHSGNQETSLQQELKIMETYLKLEQLRFGFHYTIQVEEPLDVYTTSLPSLVWQPLLENAVKHGVAPLQQAGQIIIRLEKMDNALILRITDNGKGMTMHEPTNGFGLKLTHDRINLLNRLNPDQPIALAINNCFSAGTEVTLTFTHWLL
- a CDS encoding helix-turn-helix domain-containing protein; protein product: MGQIAKPFVLSEADLTTLDQLVRKGKDAARKLTRARALQFSHQGQHPLQISQSLGISLATVFNLRKRYQQAGLQRAIGEKARP
- a CDS encoding EthD family reductase, translating into MKNSDTSPQFCWTVLYPNHEGATFDFDHYTQTLVPEYVALLGENCVKYEVRKGLATPGALAPAFVCIASFWLTSGEEFRASMADERMKVVMEKIFAFTNIQSIRQFDQVLSGH